The following are from one region of the Paenibacillus sp. JZ16 genome:
- a CDS encoding AraC family transcriptional regulator, whose protein sequence is MPSIMREEAIPKEKVILAKNYPVFVADTIGVTSPYQKLHWHNVLEINYIKSGTGYYIINGQKFEFQQGDVLLINSNDLHCAYETKDLVMTVISFDSTWFIHNLRFDPELFSPFREMGKHYMNLIPRDHPAMDKLRSLLFELQKEHVGEQRSYATIVYSLLLQFLATVNRECRIEGEGGSEPSISERQLEKMRQVIMVMEQNFAHPWTLEELASLVYLSPSRFSEIFKRAVGMPPLLYLIHIRLEQAVTMLEGGHMKVMDVALECGFRTLTNFNRLFKKHIGMTPKASQKQHS, encoded by the coding sequence ATGCCATCGATCATGCGGGAAGAAGCGATACCGAAGGAAAAAGTAATATTAGCCAAGAATTATCCGGTTTTTGTCGCCGATACGATTGGCGTGACCAGCCCCTATCAAAAGCTTCATTGGCACAATGTGCTGGAGATAAATTACATTAAATCCGGTACGGGTTACTACATCATCAATGGGCAAAAATTCGAATTCCAGCAAGGGGATGTACTGCTCATCAACTCGAATGATCTTCATTGCGCTTACGAGACGAAGGATCTTGTCATGACCGTCATTTCATTCGATTCGACTTGGTTTATCCATAACCTCCGGTTCGATCCGGAGCTGTTCAGCCCGTTCCGCGAGATGGGCAAGCATTACATGAACCTGATCCCCCGCGACCACCCGGCGATGGATAAGCTGCGTTCGCTGCTGTTTGAGCTGCAGAAGGAGCATGTGGGGGAACAGCGGTCTTACGCTACGATAGTATACTCGCTTCTGCTTCAGTTCCTGGCTACCGTAAACCGGGAGTGCCGGATCGAAGGGGAGGGCGGGAGCGAACCCAGCATCAGCGAACGGCAGCTGGAGAAAATGCGTCAAGTCATCATGGTGATGGAGCAAAATTTTGCCCACCCCTGGACGCTGGAGGAATTGGCTTCCCTGGTCTATCTCAGTCCTTCCAGGTTCAGCGAAATATTCAAGCGTGCGGTCGGGATGCCGCCGCTCTTGTACCTGATCCACATTCGGCTGGAGCAGGCGGTCACGATGCTGGAAGGAGGACATATGAAAGTGATGGACGTCGCCCTGGAATGCGGCTTCCGTACGCTGACCAACTTTAATCGGCTGTTCAAAAAGCACATCGGCATGACGCCGAAGGCTTCACAAAAGCAACATTCCTAA
- the bglS gene encoding beta-glucanase gives MKKLSVFRKKMTTVLMAGSLLCGLLVPIQASAADVAFNEPLNGTNPNLFYTSDGWGNGPDFGVGWKAANQEFSNGIMALRLDNAGCPASCSGKSYASGEYATHLKYGYGRVEARIKAAKGTGLVTSLFTYSGQATGTSNDEIDIEILGKDTTKMETNYFTNGVGQHSTIINLGFDASLDFHNYAFEWSPSSIKWYVDGQLVHTENGSRGALPTSPGHIMVNLWSGSGPAEIWTGKFNYPGSPVRAYYDWIKFTPAN, from the coding sequence ATGAAAAAGCTAAGTGTGTTCAGAAAGAAAATGACGACTGTACTTATGGCTGGCAGCTTGTTGTGCGGATTGTTGGTACCGATTCAAGCGTCGGCTGCCGACGTTGCATTTAATGAGCCGCTGAATGGCACGAACCCTAATCTGTTCTATACTTCCGATGGATGGGGGAATGGGCCGGATTTCGGGGTGGGCTGGAAGGCGGCAAACCAGGAGTTCTCAAACGGAATTATGGCTTTACGACTGGACAATGCGGGATGTCCTGCGAGCTGCTCGGGCAAATCCTATGCTTCCGGTGAATATGCGACACATCTAAAGTACGGTTACGGCCGTGTTGAAGCGCGGATCAAAGCGGCCAAGGGAACGGGCTTGGTTACGAGCCTTTTTACGTATTCCGGTCAAGCCACAGGCACGTCCAATGACGAAATTGATATTGAAATCCTGGGGAAAGACACCACGAAGATGGAAACAAATTATTTTACCAATGGGGTAGGTCAGCACAGCACCATCATCAATTTAGGGTTTGATGCGTCGCTCGATTTCCATAACTATGCGTTCGAATGGTCGCCATCATCCATCAAGTGGTATGTAGACGGCCAACTGGTCCACACGGAGAATGGCTCACGCGGGGCGCTTCCGACTAGCCCGGGCCATATCATGGTTAACCTATGGTCGGGATCGGGACCGGCCGAGATATGGACCGGGAAGTTCAATTACCCGGGTTCGCCGGTCCGTGCGTACTATGACTGGATCAAATTCACGCCGGCCAACTAG
- a CDS encoding AraC family transcriptional regulator, with translation MVFEYADMKYSIPSDMEKRGGIWILRTGRSRVKPHYFVGPKVSENYALHFVLNGMVSLAYGDEEVTLSAGDVFCLFPHTRYSYWEPNGHLEPTLRMQWVVLDGGLTDMALSRIGLHPSKPYVQNVMKGELQTVLDQMNRCVNNDTIGNEFARQKWLYRLFELLAGAAVQKGSKSNWLEQSVHYMDSHYMEGITVTDVVEHAGVHRTHLYCEFIRVYGISPSHYLMKLRMERAAVLLTETDVSVTEAAFSLGYSNLHTFSRAFAKYHHVSPTSYRQQHVPVPI, from the coding sequence ATGGTCTTCGAATATGCCGATATGAAGTACTCCATACCTTCGGATATGGAAAAAAGGGGTGGAATCTGGATTCTGCGTACGGGCCGGAGCCGGGTCAAACCCCACTATTTCGTAGGCCCCAAAGTATCCGAAAATTATGCGCTGCATTTTGTTCTGAACGGAATGGTTTCACTGGCTTACGGGGACGAGGAGGTTACGCTGTCGGCAGGGGATGTCTTTTGCCTGTTTCCTCATACGAGGTACAGCTACTGGGAGCCGAACGGCCATCTCGAACCGACGCTGCGCATGCAGTGGGTCGTGTTGGATGGAGGATTGACCGACATGGCTTTGAGCCGGATTGGGCTGCATCCAAGCAAGCCTTATGTGCAGAACGTGATGAAGGGTGAGCTGCAGACGGTGCTCGATCAAATGAATAGGTGTGTTAACAACGATACCATCGGAAACGAGTTTGCACGACAGAAATGGTTATACCGGCTGTTTGAGCTGCTGGCGGGTGCCGCGGTCCAAAAAGGGAGTAAATCGAACTGGCTTGAGCAAAGCGTCCATTATATGGATTCCCATTACATGGAGGGGATCACCGTTACGGATGTGGTCGAGCATGCCGGCGTACACCGGACGCATCTGTACTGTGAATTCATTCGAGTGTACGGCATCAGTCCAAGCCATTATCTCATGAAGCTGCGGATGGAGCGTGCAGCGGTGCTGCTGACTGAAACCGATGTATCCGTCACGGAGGCGGCTTTTTCGCTGGGATACTCCAACCTCCACACGTTCTCGAGAGCATTCGCTAAATATCACCACGTGTCGCCTACCTCGTATCGGCAGCAGCATGTGCCGGTTCCAATTTAG
- a CDS encoding sulfurtransferase, producing MSNLVSKEWVLEQLEFNPDQLVIADVRFSPGNEGYGLEAYQREHVPGAVFIDLKKDLTDPPGEHGGRSPLPHPEELARRLGNLGIDASTPVVVYDDDLRSEGARLWWILKYLGHESAYILDGGFAGWKSAGYPLISGKIEVTPRSFQSSVQKDWLADVNEVRAKLGAAGVTLLDSRDWKQFTGETAPLDPVAGHIPGAVHAYWKDGIDEDGTLKSAERQLERFAGIAPDHEVIVYCGSGLSACPNVLALQEAGYRKVKLYAGSWSDWISYKDHPVAIGNV from the coding sequence TTGTCAAATCTCGTAAGCAAGGAATGGGTGCTGGAGCAGCTGGAGTTTAACCCGGATCAGCTGGTTATCGCGGATGTCCGATTCAGCCCGGGCAATGAGGGATACGGGCTCGAGGCTTATCAGCGTGAACATGTGCCCGGGGCTGTATTCATCGATTTGAAAAAGGATCTGACGGATCCTCCAGGCGAGCATGGCGGGCGGAGTCCGCTGCCGCATCCGGAGGAGCTGGCCAGGCGACTCGGCAATCTCGGAATCGATGCAAGTACGCCTGTCGTTGTCTATGATGATGACCTCCGCTCGGAGGGGGCGCGGTTATGGTGGATTTTGAAATACCTGGGCCATGAATCGGCATATATATTGGATGGAGGTTTCGCAGGCTGGAAGTCAGCCGGGTATCCGCTCATCTCGGGGAAAATCGAAGTGACGCCGCGTTCTTTCCAGTCAAGCGTGCAGAAGGATTGGCTGGCTGATGTGAACGAGGTGAGGGCGAAGCTTGGCGCAGCCGGCGTGACCCTGCTCGATTCAAGGGATTGGAAGCAGTTCACGGGAGAAACGGCGCCGCTGGATCCGGTAGCCGGACATATTCCGGGGGCGGTGCACGCCTATTGGAAGGACGGTATAGATGAAGACGGAACACTGAAGAGTGCAGAGCGGCAGCTTGAGCGTTTTGCAGGAATAGCTCCAGATCATGAAGTGATTGTGTATTGCGGCTCCGGGCTGTCCGCGTGCCCGAATGTGCTGGCTTTGCAAGAAGCGGGATACCGCAAGGTGAAGCTGTATGCGGGCAGCTGGAGCGACTGGATCAGCTATAAGGATCATCCGGTGGCCATTGGGAACGTGTAA
- a CDS encoding ABC transporter ATP-binding protein: MSGFTVENVSKVYDGDLPTISLQHINLQVRDGEFLCILGPSGCGKSTLLELLAGLQLPTEGEILLDGAKVQGPTRSSGVVFQDASLYPWRTISQNVGLGLELAGMKKAERQTLVDKYLNMVGLQGFGSKYPHHLSGGMRQRAGIARALVSSPNILLMDEPFGAVDHLTRLQLQQDLLRIWQEEKKTVVFVTHDVSEAVFLADRVVLLSPRPGRIHHIFDVPQERPRKREDVGLLKIQNDIYSAIYDVKTEEDLEFTI, translated from the coding sequence ATGTCGGGATTTACGGTAGAAAATGTCTCGAAGGTCTATGACGGCGATCTTCCTACGATCTCGCTTCAACATATAAACTTGCAGGTCCGGGATGGCGAATTCCTGTGCATTCTCGGGCCGAGCGGCTGCGGGAAAAGCACCCTTCTCGAGCTGCTGGCGGGGCTGCAGCTTCCGACGGAAGGCGAAATTTTGCTGGATGGCGCGAAGGTTCAAGGACCCACGCGGAGCTCAGGGGTCGTATTCCAGGATGCATCCCTGTATCCGTGGCGTACCATCTCGCAGAATGTCGGCCTTGGGCTGGAGCTCGCCGGCATGAAAAAAGCGGAGCGGCAAACGCTCGTTGACAAATATCTGAACATGGTCGGTCTGCAGGGATTCGGTTCCAAATATCCCCACCATCTGTCGGGAGGCATGCGGCAGCGGGCAGGGATCGCTAGGGCGCTTGTAAGCAGCCCCAACATCCTCCTGATGGACGAGCCGTTCGGAGCGGTGGACCATTTGACCCGGCTTCAGCTCCAGCAGGATCTGCTCCGCATATGGCAGGAGGAGAAGAAGACGGTGGTGTTTGTGACCCATGACGTATCCGAAGCCGTCTTTCTGGCGGACAGGGTCGTCCTGCTTTCCCCGCGTCCCGGGCGCATCCACCACATTTTCGACGTTCCCCAAGAGCGTCCGCGCAAGCGGGAGGATGTCGGTCTCCTGAAGATTCAGAACGACATCTACTCTGCAATCTATGACGTGAAGACAGAAGAGGATTTGGAATTTACGATTTAA
- a CDS encoding ABC transporter substrate-binding protein: protein MNRRKIRPYIIALAALWLIVITAGCASGTDSGKGATPTEAGESAAGTKLEKIRYAPLSGVSGLAVSFGAEKGFFEEEGLDVEFITTKDPIAGLTSKDIDVADVATTTAIVAAGKGAPVKIVSSMFRTKGPFYLIASPEIKTVEDLKGKKVGIAVFGSGLEVYTRVILKEHGLKPEDVTFIANSTHQAAYASLETGQVDATIIHEPFASLAEKQGKGHIIATGWDYLPTFHTGVLAARDGILNEKPELVEKLLRAYFKSQEYAKSHPDKYKAYYLNHIEIDPEVLDLALEREEVLWENNPDVDINALNDTQQIQKELGFQDEIYKVEDILDLRFIPKK from the coding sequence ATGAACAGAAGGAAAATACGTCCATACATCATAGCGCTTGCGGCGTTATGGTTAATCGTCATAACGGCCGGCTGCGCAAGCGGCACGGATAGCGGCAAGGGAGCAACCCCCACAGAGGCCGGAGAAAGCGCTGCGGGAACCAAGCTGGAGAAGATCCGTTACGCGCCGCTTAGCGGCGTCAGCGGATTGGCGGTGTCCTTCGGGGCGGAGAAGGGATTCTTTGAGGAGGAAGGACTCGACGTCGAGTTTATTACCACCAAGGACCCGATAGCCGGTCTGACCAGCAAGGACATTGACGTGGCTGACGTAGCCACGACGACAGCGATTGTGGCAGCGGGCAAGGGCGCTCCCGTCAAAATCGTCTCCTCCATGTTCCGGACCAAAGGCCCGTTCTACCTGATTGCCTCGCCGGAGATCAAGACGGTGGAAGACCTGAAGGGCAAGAAGGTGGGCATCGCCGTGTTTGGCAGCGGACTGGAGGTGTATACACGAGTCATTCTGAAGGAGCATGGCTTGAAGCCGGAGGATGTAACCTTCATTGCTAACAGCACGCATCAGGCGGCTTATGCGAGTTTGGAAACCGGACAGGTAGACGCCACCATCATCCATGAGCCGTTTGCTTCTCTCGCGGAGAAGCAGGGAAAAGGCCATATTATCGCTACAGGTTGGGATTACCTGCCGACCTTCCACACCGGGGTGCTGGCGGCGCGTGACGGCATATTGAACGAGAAACCGGAATTGGTCGAGAAGCTGCTGAGGGCTTATTTCAAATCGCAGGAATATGCGAAGAGCCATCCGGACAAGTATAAGGCGTACTATCTGAACCATATCGAGATTGATCCCGAGGTGCTGGATCTGGCGCTGGAACGTGAAGAGGTGCTGTGGGAGAACAACCCGGACGTGGACATCAACGCGCTGAACGATACCCAGCAGATTCAGAAGGAGTTAGGCTTCCAGGATGAGATTTACAAGGTGGAGGACATTCTGGACCTGAGGTTTATTCCGAAAAAATAA
- a CDS encoding ABC transporter permease, with protein sequence MGTRHARKYRGIWAGQAALLLIILGICELLVRTEIVSSLYLPAPSQVFRELFKLFGDGEIWKHLYVTLAEFVTGYGIAALGGLAVGMALVLIPWAEQFFRPYLSALMAIPKVTIVPLLALWLGIGVTHKISIVFLFCFFTITVNTMTGIKQTADNHLKVAQVFEATRNQTIMKVILPSAAPTIFAGLRLSAATGLVGALFGEMLASKDGLGNILVKATSLYNTAQAFAIVALVTVVSVLIISLIDLLERNVFLKWKSS encoded by the coding sequence ATGGGAACGAGGCATGCCAGGAAATACCGCGGCATCTGGGCGGGGCAGGCGGCTTTGCTGCTGATCATATTGGGGATTTGCGAGCTCCTGGTTCGCACGGAGATCGTCAGCAGCCTGTATCTGCCTGCGCCATCGCAGGTATTCCGTGAGCTGTTCAAACTGTTCGGTGACGGGGAGATTTGGAAGCACCTGTACGTCACGCTGGCCGAATTCGTTACGGGCTACGGCATTGCTGCCCTTGGCGGTTTGGCCGTCGGCATGGCTCTGGTGCTGATCCCTTGGGCGGAGCAATTCTTCCGGCCGTATCTTTCGGCGCTGATGGCGATTCCGAAGGTTACGATCGTGCCGCTGCTTGCGCTCTGGCTCGGGATCGGGGTTACGCATAAAATATCGATTGTGTTCCTGTTCTGTTTCTTTACGATCACGGTCAATACGATGACCGGGATCAAACAGACGGCGGATAATCACCTGAAGGTCGCCCAAGTGTTCGAAGCCACGCGGAATCAGACCATCATGAAGGTGATTTTGCCATCGGCTGCGCCGACTATTTTTGCGGGTCTTCGTTTATCGGCTGCAACCGGACTGGTTGGGGCTCTGTTCGGGGAGATGCTGGCGTCGAAGGATGGCCTTGGCAATATACTCGTGAAGGCGACATCGCTGTATAATACCGCGCAGGCCTTTGCCATTGTAGCACTGGTTACCGTCGTATCCGTACTTATTATTTCATTGATCGATTTGTTGGAACGCAATGTGTTTTTGAAATGGAAATCATCATAA
- a CDS encoding LLM class flavin-dependent oxidoreductase gives MSSKRRQLHLGLFLFGTGYHPAGWRLPEGKTDGAYDPQFLKEVARKLEKAKFDFFFLGDRLATSADMQHLFPSQMTRLEPFTMLSYLAAATEKIGLIGTVNTTYAEPYNIARFTASLDHLSQGRASWNVVTGSDPRAALNFSREKHWDNAKRYDYAEEFIEIVSGLWDTWEDDSLPRDKASGVFADGSKVHALDHVGEHFSVAGPLNILRPIQGQLPLITAGTSLRSQMLAAKYSDMVFTGTNVKEVAVKFYKDVKGRLPEYGRAASDLKVLPGLVPIVGRTEEEARAKYAELNELVVTDYDLGPLSDKIGIDLRGFSLDDPLPDVSASETALHWADLARAANGRADITIRDLFYLFTVTVRGHLLVVGSAHQVADIIEEWFRDEAADGFNVCPPYMPGGLDLFLELVVPELQRRGLFRNEYEGSTFREHLGLSRPGNRYDLIAKG, from the coding sequence ATGAGTTCAAAACGTCGTCAATTGCATCTTGGATTGTTTTTATTCGGGACAGGCTATCATCCCGCGGGCTGGAGACTGCCTGAAGGCAAAACGGACGGGGCTTACGATCCCCAGTTCCTGAAGGAAGTCGCCCGGAAGCTTGAAAAGGCCAAGTTCGATTTCTTCTTCCTGGGGGACCGATTGGCCACGAGCGCGGACATGCAGCATTTATTCCCTTCGCAAATGACGCGGCTGGAGCCGTTTACGATGCTGTCCTATCTGGCGGCGGCAACGGAAAAAATCGGTTTGATCGGCACGGTGAACACCACCTATGCCGAGCCTTACAACATCGCACGCTTCACGGCATCGCTGGATCATCTTAGCCAGGGCCGTGCCTCATGGAATGTCGTGACGGGCTCCGATCCGCGGGCAGCGCTGAATTTCAGCCGGGAGAAGCATTGGGATAACGCCAAGCGGTACGACTACGCCGAGGAATTCATCGAAATCGTCAGCGGGCTGTGGGACACCTGGGAGGACGACTCCCTACCGCGGGATAAAGCAAGCGGCGTGTTCGCCGACGGGAGCAAGGTGCATGCTCTGGATCATGTCGGCGAGCACTTCTCCGTTGCGGGTCCGCTGAACATTCTGCGCCCGATACAGGGGCAGCTTCCGTTGATCACGGCTGGAACCTCCCTGCGCAGCCAAATGCTGGCGGCCAAGTATTCCGACATGGTCTTCACGGGAACGAATGTAAAGGAAGTAGCCGTCAAATTTTACAAGGATGTGAAAGGCCGACTGCCGGAGTATGGAAGGGCAGCTTCGGATTTGAAAGTCCTGCCGGGGCTGGTTCCGATCGTGGGCCGGACGGAGGAAGAAGCACGGGCCAAATATGCGGAGCTGAATGAACTGGTTGTGACCGATTACGATCTGGGTCCGCTGTCGGATAAGATCGGGATCGATCTAAGAGGATTCTCACTGGACGATCCTCTGCCGGATGTATCGGCTTCGGAAACGGCCTTGCACTGGGCCGACTTGGCCAGAGCGGCCAACGGGCGCGCGGATATTACGATCAGGGATCTGTTCTATCTCTTTACCGTCACGGTCCGCGGGCATTTGCTAGTTGTCGGCAGTGCACACCAGGTGGCGGATATCATCGAGGAATGGTTCCGGGATGAAGCGGCCGATGGATTCAATGTGTGCCCGCCTTATATGCCGGGTGGACTGGATCTGTTCCTGGAGCTGGTGGTTCCTGAGCTTCAGCGTCGTGGCTTATTCCGCAACGAATATGAAGGCAGCACCTTCCGGGAGCACTTGGGACTAAGCCGCCCGGGGAACCGATACGATCTGATTGCGAAGGGGTGA
- a CDS encoding LLM class flavin-dependent oxidoreductase → MGTERRQLSLGAFLMNYGHHIAAWRHPGSAGVGAVVYDFYKRCAQAAERGKFDMVFLADNNSIPLIEDLRTNVSFLQPEALTMLSSLAGVTAYVGLAGTASTTFNEPYALARRLSTLDHISGGRAAWNVVTSTKDAEARNFGSVELMEHGKRYERAEEFLRAVMECWDSWEDDALVLDRQRAVFADTTRIHRVHHEGAFFRVEGPLNMPRSPQGRPVIIEAGTSAAGRRLAAQTADVVFTACESKEDAIRYYREFKDLLKEYGREGGEVKVLPGLLIFLGESEAEALAYHRAFSELILPEAGVKYLSQLLNADLTEYPVDGPLPDLPREGNSSRAIMIMDMAAKSGMSILELGRHYAVARGHMTMIGTPLQIADRIEDWFRSGACDGFNIMAPLLPSGLEQFVEGVVPLLQQRGLFREDYTGRTLRDHLGLNRPETQHEK, encoded by the coding sequence ATGGGTACGGAGCGACGCCAATTAAGTCTGGGTGCTTTTCTAATGAATTACGGTCATCATATTGCCGCTTGGCGGCATCCCGGTTCGGCGGGGGTCGGAGCCGTGGTTTACGATTTCTATAAGCGCTGCGCTCAAGCAGCCGAACGCGGGAAATTCGATATGGTATTCCTTGCGGACAATAACTCGATTCCTTTGATCGAGGATTTGCGGACGAATGTCAGCTTTCTTCAGCCTGAAGCGCTGACCATGCTCAGCAGTCTGGCCGGCGTCACGGCGTATGTTGGATTAGCCGGCACGGCATCTACCACATTCAACGAGCCCTACGCATTGGCAAGGCGTCTGTCCACGCTGGATCATATCAGTGGCGGCAGAGCTGCATGGAATGTGGTGACTTCCACGAAGGATGCCGAGGCGCGCAATTTCGGCTCGGTGGAATTAATGGAGCATGGAAAGCGGTATGAACGGGCGGAGGAGTTTCTGCGGGCTGTGATGGAATGTTGGGACAGCTGGGAGGACGATGCCCTTGTGTTGGATCGGCAGAGAGCTGTTTTTGCGGATACCACACGGATTCATCGGGTTCATCATGAAGGAGCATTTTTCAGGGTGGAAGGTCCGTTGAACATGCCCAGATCTCCGCAAGGCAGGCCCGTTATCATTGAAGCGGGAACCTCGGCAGCGGGAAGGAGGCTGGCCGCCCAAACAGCCGATGTTGTGTTCACGGCCTGTGAGAGTAAAGAAGATGCGATAAGGTATTACCGCGAGTTTAAGGACTTGCTTAAGGAGTATGGACGGGAAGGGGGAGAGGTGAAGGTTCTCCCGGGATTGCTGATCTTCCTCGGAGAGAGCGAAGCCGAAGCTTTGGCGTATCACCGGGCATTCAGCGAGCTCATCTTGCCGGAAGCAGGGGTGAAATATTTGTCTCAATTGCTGAATGCCGACTTGACCGAATATCCGGTAGACGGTCCGCTGCCTGATCTGCCGAGGGAAGGGAACAGCAGCCGGGCGATCATGATTATGGATATGGCCGCGAAATCGGGCATGAGCATTCTGGAGCTTGGCAGGCATTACGCGGTCGCCAGAGGTCATATGACGATGATCGGAACCCCGCTGCAGATTGCCGATCGGATCGAGGATTGGTTTCGAAGCGGGGCTTGCGACGGATTCAACATTATGGCCCCTTTGCTTCCGAGTGGTCTCGAACAGTTTGTGGAGGGCGTAGTGCCGCTGCTCCAGCAGCGCGGACTGTTTCGCGAGGACTATACAGGCAGAACGTTACGGGACCATCTTGGTCTCAACCGGCCGGAAACCCAACATGAAAAATAA
- a CDS encoding DUF4825 domain-containing protein produces the protein MSKKNWLIVILLLIGVVGMAALEGFIKPKADEQAVQYEAEQNDPLTHDIRNSLSFASPYMGNAGNLINLNASLPMRDIERTFQLYPEELTAEIRFQARAGDLQEEKLKQLLVYNSTANFAMIDNLEKLIFAFEDQIFTIRRDEVESWFGNQVTLASLRDAGIWEKEVQSRLDDRKFVGDYVENLVERKFL, from the coding sequence ATGAGCAAAAAAAATTGGCTGATCGTTATACTGCTGCTTATCGGCGTAGTGGGTATGGCTGCACTGGAGGGATTCATCAAGCCCAAAGCAGACGAACAGGCCGTTCAATATGAAGCGGAGCAGAATGATCCGTTGACGCATGATATCCGGAATTCGTTAAGCTTTGCGAGCCCGTATATGGGGAATGCCGGGAACCTGATCAATTTGAATGCTTCGCTTCCCATGCGTGACATCGAACGTACATTTCAGCTGTATCCGGAGGAATTGACGGCCGAGATCCGATTCCAGGCCAGGGCCGGCGATCTGCAAGAGGAAAAGCTGAAGCAGCTGCTAGTTTATAACTCCACTGCTAATTTTGCCATGATTGATAATTTGGAAAAACTGATTTTCGCCTTTGAAGACCAAATCTTCACCATCCGGCGGGATGAGGTGGAGTCGTGGTTTGGCAATCAGGTCACACTTGCTTCATTACGGGATGCCGGGATATGGGAGAAGGAAGTTCAATCCCGTCTTGATGATAGGAAGTTTGTCGGTGATTACGTAGAGAACCTGGTTGAGCGTAAGTTTCTGTAG
- a CDS encoding PadR family transcriptional regulator: MIESIHNSDLIRGNIDTFILRVLSDGDNYGYQIIKEISLRSGNRFELKEPTLYSSLRRLEKQGFIRSYWGEETQGGRRKYYTLSQEGQGRLRHNQEEWKAAREIIDILIGNGKELTDNDQQA; encoded by the coding sequence TTGATTGAATCCATACATAACAGCGATTTGATACGTGGAAATATTGATACCTTTATTTTGCGCGTGTTATCGGACGGAGATAATTACGGCTATCAGATCATTAAAGAAATCTCGCTGCGAAGCGGGAATCGATTTGAGCTGAAGGAGCCTACACTGTATTCCAGTCTGAGAAGGTTGGAGAAGCAGGGATTCATCCGTTCCTACTGGGGTGAAGAAACCCAGGGCGGAAGGCGCAAATATTACACCCTCAGCCAGGAGGGACAGGGACGCTTGCGGCACAATCAGGAGGAATGGAAGGCTGCGCGCGAGATTATTGATATTTTGATCGGAAACGGAAAGGAGCTGACAGACAATGACCAACAGGCATGA
- a CDS encoding DUF2062 domain-containing protein: MLHKYIRRLKYYILRTLRMQNSDHRIALGFAVGFFPCWYPTFGIDLLLAPLLARMVRANIPSAFLAASAGSVLWPILFYLNYRIGVFVHLFTTFPKTFEIEDALSVPVPETDYRIETNHFGRLGDMGVNFLVGGLINSVLSTLILYILLRFVLTFYRKPLLQRIKKSIKRGKTKK; the protein is encoded by the coding sequence TTGCTTCATAAATACATTCGACGACTGAAATACTATATTCTCCGGACTCTCCGCATGCAAAATAGCGATCATCGAATTGCGCTCGGTTTTGCCGTCGGCTTCTTCCCTTGCTGGTATCCAACCTTCGGCATTGATCTGCTGCTGGCTCCGCTGCTCGCTCGCATGGTTCGGGCTAACATCCCTTCCGCCTTCCTTGCAGCTTCGGCAGGCTCCGTCTTGTGGCCGATCCTGTTCTATTTAAACTATAGAATCGGGGTATTTGTGCATCTGTTCACCACATTTCCCAAAACCTTTGAAATCGAAGATGCTCTCTCGGTACCTGTCCCGGAGACGGATTATAGGATTGAGACGAACCATTTTGGCAGATTAGGCGATATGGGCGTCAATTTTCTTGTCGGTGGTCTCATCAACAGTGTCCTGTCTACATTGATACTCTATATTTTGCTGCGCTTCGTTTTAACGTTCTACCGAAAACCATTGCTACAACGAATAAAGAAATCCATCAAAAGAGGAAAAACCAAGAAGTAG